AGCTCTATGGGAACTCACATATTAAAGAGatattataaaaagaaacaaaatagagcaggaaaaagaaaacatggagaTAAGACAAAGTCATTCAAGTATGACCTCATTTCAGAGATTCAAAAGTTCATTATGCAACAAGTGGAATATAATATGATTATAAGGTGGATTTTCCCATGAACAACAGGCTCCACTTAGAGACTTGTAGCTTGTTTACACATAAGAGCATATGCTTCTGCCTGCTTAGAAGTTTAACAGACTGAACACATCATGCTTCCACTTAGGGAAAGCAAACTGTAACTAAAATAAAGGCATTTACCTTTGAAGAACACTACGACTGAGATTAGATGAACTCTGAAGAAACATTCTGGCAGCTACACGAAAGGAACTTCAGAAAGAGATCAAGAGTTTATGTGACCCACATCAAGATTAAAGACCTGGTGAAATGTGCAGTATCCAGTAGTTTGTACATTTTGAGAACTGCACATGCTAACTTAGGAAGGAGCCTTGTTTTAACTAGTAACATCCCTCCTAGAGAGGAGTAGCATGCTGGCCACAGGCCATCATACAGAGGTTCACACACATGGTCAGAAATTAGCATTGTTCAATAACACGGAACAGAACAGCACTAGAACAAAACAGTGTATCAACTAGTATAAAGGGGGTTTtggattgctttttttaattaatgccaGCAAATGCCACGCTCCGGATTCCTACAAGAGTGCTCGGTGAAAATATCTTTATAACGCTTCTTCACGCTGTCGCACTTTTGAGGCCCTGTTTGGCCCCTCCTTTCACCCTTGGAGTGTTTATTCAGGGTGTTGAGATATTTGTGGAATGCAAAGAGGGGGAAATCAAACACAGTGCTTTGCTGCGTAATCTACATTTTTCACATAGCATCTTCATATTCCCACCCTCAGCTTCAAACAGATGCACTGTATGTCTGAAAGTTATAAGCAGGTGCCTTTAAAATAGAATAAGCCTTGGCATGAAGTACCTATACACAAAGTTCTTACTGAGGAAATCCATCTGGGGCACTGCAGAAACATGAATCTTTACTTGTTTAGATCCTTCAGCTTGGCTCAAGTAATCTACTGTCCATTTCGTTGTGCAAGCACCCAGGTCCACGCCTTTCAGCACTGTCGGCTTTCTctaggcagaaaaaaaaccaagcccaaaatatataattatactGTGAAATGATCACAGCATCCAGTGGAAGAAAACCCCATAGTTAGTTTTTCAGACCAAGTACATGCAAACAAGTCAGCAGAGTGCCGGGGCCCGCTACACAGTCACACCGGCTGCGCCGGCCACCAACCGCAGTGCGAACCGCAAGTCCGGCCCGGGGGACGGCGGCGCCCGTGGGGAGCAGGCTCCGGGCCGGGGCCGAGGGCGGGGTGCGGGCATGCGGCGGGGGGTGCGGGCAtgcggcccggccccgccgccagccggCCCGGGGGCAGTCGGCGCCCCACGGCAGGACTTCCCCGCGCCTGCACTGAGGCCGCTCCACGTACGCGGCCACCATCGGGTCGGACCCAGCACCCGCCCGCCCAGAGCAGCGTAAAGGCGCTTCTGCTCCGGACCGGAGCCGCGAATGAAAAGGGGAGCCGCGGCGGCAGCCACAGCCAGGCCCCTCAGCCCAGCCGCGGGCCAGGGCCAGCCGGCAGCGCGGGGCGCGTTCGCGGGCAGCTGGCACTCGCTCCCGCGCGCAGGGAAGGCCCGAGCCCGCCCGGCACGGCCCGGAGGCCCGgccttcccctgcagccccgctCCAGCCGGGACCCGCTCgcaccgccgcccccccggccctaCCCGGGGATAGAGGTCCCGCAGGAACTGCTCCCGCGCCGCCTCGGCCAGCCGCGCCACCGGCACCGCCacggccgccccccgcgcctCCATGGCCGCCAcggcgcccccgcccgccggaAAGCGCAGCTGGTGCAGCAGCGTTCCCGCTCCCCCTGCCGAGCgcggccccgggcgggcggcTCCCCCCACCGCCAGGACGCTGCCTCCGCGCTCCTCTGGGCCggcgcgcccgccgccgcaGGCCGCCGagcccccgcgcccgcccccgccgtGAGGGAACGAGCGGCGTCGGCCCTGTTTCCCGCGGGACCGTAGCcgcggcgggacggggcgggcGCCAGCGGCCGCCATGGCGCTACGCGCGGCTCTGGGCTGCGGCCGCTGGCTCGCCCGCGCTCTGGCAGCGCCGGGGGCGGCCCGGgtcccgccgccgctgcccgccgccgcctcggtGCTGCTGCCGGTCGGGCCCCGCCCGCTCCGACCCGCCGCCCGCTTCGCCGGcaccgccgggccgggcccggggcccGAGGGCCCACCGCGgcgggtggtggtggtgaggatCACCAGCCCCCTCGCCTGGCTCCGCACCCGCTTCTACTACCTGCTCATCCGCCTGTACTTCGACCAGGAGTTCAGCATCGAGGAGTTCACGCGGGGGGGCCAAGCAGGTGAGAGCCGAGCGGCCCTGGGGCGCGAGGGGGGTCGGCGCGGCGGGCGAGCTGGCTGCGGAACGgctcccctgccctgaggggtCCGCGCTtcccgcccccagccccgcggcgggccAGCCACCTGCCCTGCGCCGACCGGCGGAGGACCGCGGGGTCCGGCCCCCTGCCGAGCGGGCCGGGAGAGCAGCCAGGGGTGCGCGTTCCTCGGCTGCTTTTCCCCGGTTCCCGAGTTAAGGTGGGCTGgtgccgccagccccgccggggcgggggaggtGCCCCAAGTGCGTTGGCGGGAAAACGCGCCTCCCCGCAGCTGGTTTTCCTGAGGTGAAAGCTgggcgggcgcggggctggcgCGTACGATCTGTGAATCCCGACAAGCCGGAGTGTGTCAAAGACGGGGTGAGCTCACAGCCGATCGCAGAAAAATTACAGGGTTACCTGCTCTGAAACTGCAGTTACCGAATTTAAcgttaaaaaccaaacaagtctGAAGGACGCACCAGGTGGTAGCGGGCAGAATGTTAAACCGCTTCAGATCAGCTCAAGAGACAAAACCCCTACACCGAGTGGGTCGCCATGCGTGCAGAACCGTCCGTTTTGCTTTGCCGTGTTATTTTGGTTCGCTGTCGAGCCCTGAACACTGTCCCCGTTTCACAGGCACGCTATTTGAACACCTAGAGGCATTATTGTATAAATGCACTTGCAAAATtgaggggagaaggggagctGAGTTTCCTGAAGTTTAGAAACTAAGCcagatttagaaagaaattttgtAAAACTAGAGCTTCTGCTTTGCCTGAAAACAGGAGATGAGCTCGGAAAAGGAGCAgtagaacaaaatatttatgtggaaaaatataaactgaattatcaaaaacagtaaaagaaacagCTCGTatagcagtaatttttttttttaggtaagcTATGCATTCAATTGCTTGTTATCAAAAGGTTTGATGCTTTAAATGAGagactgaaaagaaaccttACATTCTTATCAGTGCATGGATGTTTTTAATGCTGGAGAGTTTCCATTCCAATGGTGATACACTCTGAAAACATTGAAATCTTAAATCATGGAATATTTCAGTAGCTTGTCACACCATGATGGATTcgtctgaaaaaaaaaaagccgatTTAGTGTTATTTGTTCatgtatttctctctctctcttttttttttttttaggccttttctgttgtttcaaaACTGCTGTCTCAGCGTAAACTTGACCTGCTGGATGAACTTGTATCAGCAGAGGTAAATGGTTTCCATCCTTATTCTAGCAATTGATTTTCCATTATGATGTAAAATACATTCAGCCTGTCATTATCTACATATAGTGCCAGTTTGGCTTAGTTTGGGAAAAACAGCGTAACACCGAACAGGGCAGCTGCTCATCCtgcagcttttttgtttttcatttcaaagcatgAAACGTAATTTAAAGttcctgtattaaaaaaacccataaaatcATATTCTTGCCATTGGGCATAAGGACCGGTTGCTAAAAAGGTTGCTGGTGTACCAGAAATGATCGAAAGGCAGTGGGTTCTGGATGGCAGGCAGAATTGCATACCTCTGTTGGTGTGGGCACTAGCTGACACATTTTGGTCTGTGCACCAGAATTCAGATGAAAAAAGGAACTGGTTTGTGCTCATCCCTGATGCTCTAATATATTCCCACCCCTGAGCAGATCATACAGCCAGTtactggtttcagctggaaggtCTCAGTCCTGTGTCATGGTCTCAGGGATATGGCTGACCTGGCTAGTTAAACATCGGTGCTGTGTGTTCTGgtttttatgaatttttaattgATGAAGTTGTATTGGCATTCCCAGGGGATGGAGGTAGCAGATCCATCAGAGTCAAGATGAGGAGATACTTCAGGTCTATGTCTGCCTTGTTACTGATGTCAGCTTGGCCAGCTCTATTGCCACCCATGCCTTTGCAGCaaaaattttgctgctgttctagTGCATCCCCACTGGACAATCTTGGCTTCTCTCTCTGAGTGGAGATAGCAATAAAATGTGAGTTTGTTTCTTGTAGTTGTTTTGAAAGAGcgtctcctcctcctctgctcatCTTAAAATTCTTCAGGTGATGGGGTTAACATTGATCCAGAGACCTCATGTAGCCAGAGCATGTATTGGATGAGGCTGGATACCACATGGCTTTCTTGTTGCTTTGGCTAGTGGATTTCATACCTGCAAGATGTACTAGAAACCAGTGTGTTCTAGTGAAGATTGCCTCTTGCTTCCATGTGACCTCTGGGTCTGTTTGTTACTTAAAAATGGCAATCCAAGTTAGGCTAAAGACTGAGTGTATCCTAAAAATCAGTGCTGCACAGCTTCATCCTTGCTTGTGATGTGTCTTTTCTCATGTGGTGTTGAGGTGGCGCTTCCTGTTCAGTTCACGCACCATACCCTTCTTGACAGAGCTGTGTATGTCTTAGGATGCTCAAATGCTATGGATGTGGATGCAGTACAGAACCTAAGTCCCAGAGCAATGATTTTTTCGGTCTTTTCTGATTTGCAAGTGTTTAAACTTTTTCAAATGGGAATGTGGATCACAAAATGGCAAAGATAAACTTAGTGGTAATGGAACTGATTTTCAAGAAATGTGTGAAAGGTAACTAAGAAACAATTGAATCAAAAGCTAAGGAATATACAGGTAGCAAGACATCAGCAGTGAGAAGGCAGGGTAAGTACGACTGTAGAAGCAAGCTTAACTTGTGCTTTCTGGGCTTACATGCCTTGCTTTGTAACTATTGTTTTGACAGTAccttttctaaacatttttaaaaatacttggttttcATTGGTTTGAACAGTAAATGGATCTTCTTTAATATTGCTGAATTGAGGTTTGGGAGTGCCCAAACTTCCCAATGCGTTTTCACTCCTGCTGTTGTATACGTTATACAAATGTTTTAGCTATATAGCTGATTTTGTTAATGCAGTAGAAAAGATTGTTACTTCAGTTTCCTAATGAGAAACTAAGTGACTGTTTCTGAATTTAGGTACTTCAGGtgctgaaggaaaagatttctttGCTCCCAGACAACCACAGGGATGCTTTAGCAGCTGACATTGATGCAATCATGTACACAACAGAAGGAGATGTTCGCATTTACTATGATGATGATGGTATGTTTAGAATCCTAAAACGTTTCAGCAATGGGCAGTCTTATTTCCTGATTTTGCTACTAAACAGGCATTCTCCATACAGATGTGTTTTTGAGTACTGTTTCTCATTCCTTGTTTTTCTGCTAATAGTTCATCTATATGTAATTCCTTGATTTCCttttaaaccagaaattgaGATATTATTGTTAATAAGTCAAGGTACAGTTTTGACTTTTGTTTAGGTTTTGCTCAGTCCTCCTCTTCTGTAGTTTCGGATTTTTACGTTATTAGTCCTTAGCAATCTCAGACCACTCAACAACAATTATTTGACTGTACGGAGAAAGCTGTTTGCTTCAGCAATGAAAATACATCTTCTGAGAAGAATAACAAAGGCTGGATAATGAAATCAGTTTTACTATCTTCACTTCTATTCTGTTTTCATGGAGTATACTTTgttacttgattatttttttaagctggtgGTGAGCTtaaacaggtttttcttttggttgaaTACCAGCATTACATGCTCAGTTCACTGTCATACACAGTTGAGATGGTTTGTAGTCTAATCATGGGTCTTCTAGTGAGCATTTCAAATTGTTAGACCCAGTGagcttttttgctgttttgggaGATagggatttattatttttttctcttagattGCTCCTGAGTTTCAGCTACTCTGCGTACTTTTGTAGTATCAGTAGTTGGCTTTGGACCTTGTGGTAACCAGCTTTTTTTCATACGGTTTGACTACATACAGTGTCACGCAACACTCATGATAAAATACATAGCTTtctacagagtgtatttttattgttgctaAACAGCATGAATATGGCTTTAAATAGCTTTATCACTCATTATTCTATCATGCATTCTTTATGGCTGAAGTCAGCTGCTCTTCCAGGGTCTCACTAGAAGACACACTAGGTAGCAAGTAGGAATATGTGACCAATGAGAAAAATGAGATCTGCCTTAAGCTTTGATTTATTTCCAACAGGAAGAAAGTTCGTCAGCATCCTGATGTGTTTCTGGTATCTGAATGGTGCTAACCTACCTGAACAATTACCGGGTGAAGCAAAAGTTTTCCAGATTGTGTTTGGAGatgaaagcacaaaagaaaaaagacatctTCTAACAGCAAACTATGAGTGAGTTTCTtgtcccttttatttttcctgcacaTACGTGGGCTAGCTGTGCGGAAAGCGATTTGGGGAACTGAAAGTGTTCACACTGTGGCAGTGCAGAACTGTGTATGTTTTAATTTACCTTATTCTTAATTAGTTCTCTTCCAGCTTTCCAGTTTTGATACTAGGgccacatttttttaaataccccTTAAAGACATTATGTTATTGCCTTGGTTCTGTGTTGACATTAATGGGAATTCTTTCTCTATCAGGAAGGGCAATAGCTGGAGCACTGAATGAGGTTTCTGACCCCTCCCTATACTGCTCCTGCAGCTTTAAGGAAAAAGGCCAATATCAGTTcttgtttcccatttttttgTAGGACAGCTGGCAGCAATGCAGTGAAGCCAAGCAGTTAAGTGTGGTGATGTCACTTCCTGCACAAAAGCCAGTTAGCTGAAAAAGTAGCTCATGAAAGAGGAAATCATTTAGCcaaatgctttctgcagaaggGCAGAACAAAGCAAGCATCACCTGGTGTTTGGATAATTTGCGCCACTCTGATCCAAGCCCTCAAAGCATATGTTAGGTAGATAGATTTCCATAGGGATTCTTGTAAATAATGTCTGTGTTAGTGTATGGATGTCAGAGCAGTGCAGAAATACCTGCACATTTGACAAAATGTACTGAAAATAACATTCTCAGAAGTTAGGAGAAGTGAGGATTTTTGTGTGAGAAATGCAATATAATCAATGATTTCTACATCCACATTTGAAATGGAGAAGTTATGGGGTCTAGTTGAAGAGGAGCtctgaaacaaaggaggaaCTCTGAGGACACGAGTGCTTTTTGCCTGGATGAATTTTTGTGGATCCATCCATTAGCTGAATTCAGCATTTTCCTTAGAGTTGGAGGTTTCTGAGGCTCCGTTAACCTCAGGAGCCTCCCTTTAAAGCCCTAAGTATCTTCCTAATCCCAAGCAGAGAGATCTTTGCAAGTATACATCCCTTCTGCTATTCACTGTGCTAACCTAAATGCAAATGGGCAGAGATACTATGGGCCTTGGAAGCCTCATCTCAAGTATTTGGGTATCTGGAGAAGACAGTTTCCAGGAGTGGATCTGCATGTAATTCCAAAGCCATGAGATTATACTGGTCTTGTCCGCAACGTGCAGGTTACTTGTGAGCATGAATATCCAGCCTGAAGCTTAAACTTACCTTTGGATGACAAGCAGTCAAAACTGACTTGCTCAGGGAGGAAGGCATTAATGACtacaaaaggaagaggaagaccCTTTGAAAATGAGGGtggatgttttcattttcttaccaACAACTGTAGAATTTTCTTTCAGGGAGGTTCAGTACTACTGTTAGCTTTATGTTTGATGTATTTCTGAAGATATGTTCAGTTTGAAAGTATAGttcagtaaaactgaaaatgttccGGTAGAATGCATAGCATGTGATTTCCCTTTACAATGCAGTTACCATGCCATTAAATGAAACCCTTTATTTAGAGATGGAGACCTGCCACAAAGCTATATTCATAGTAAATGCTATGAAAACTGAGTGCAGTGAGGGTCTTCACTGTTGCTGCTTGATCCTGTCTGTGGGATCTGAACCAGAAGAGTGTGAAGTCAGTGCACTGTGTTTCTCACTACACTATAGAATTAATTTTGATCCTCCATTTGGGGGCATAAGCATCAGAGTATAAGGAGCCTTTACAGGAATagctttgaactgaaaaatttcttcatgatTTCTTGTTGGTATTAGTAGCTCTTTAAAGATCAAGTAAATTTTAACAACTCttcacttgctttcttttttcaggttCCAAAGGGAATTTACAGAAGGAGCAAAACCAGACTGGACAATTACACGGATTGAACATCCAAGGCTATTAGAATAAATACCTTTTACAGTCTTTTTATGTGTCATTGTAAATGTTCCGATGTAACAAATATCAGGTGCTTTTTTGGTcttcccctgccacccccccctTCTGCCTTCTCCAAAAGAGGGATGAATTTTGTATATTTGATTTCCCAAAATTGTTTTTGAAACTTACAGTATGCTGCAGCATTACAATAAAGCCTTTCCCCTGGAACAGGCTAGTACAAGTTTAATTGATGCTAATGCTCATCCAAGGCATTTACACAGCACAGTTTCATGCAGGCCAGTATTATGGGTATGTTGACTTCTTAAATTCTGAGAATGGTACTACTTGAGGATAAACAACACTTTCATGGCTGGTGGCCCTTCTGagttattttcctgtgtttcttttttccctgggGACTATACAATGTATAACTGAATAATATGCAAGATGAAATAGAGGTAGATGGACTTCTTAGATTGTCTAGCCTCAGCAGTTCATTTTGAGGTAATCTTGCTTTCGAATATATTTGAGATTAAGAAAGTTAGAGCCATTATCAGTGTTTGGTACAGAATTGGagtaagaaaaaacttttaGCATTGCACTGGGAAAATGGATCAAAGATAtagatatattttgaaaaataaacccaacatTCCTTTAAATTTAATAACATACAGGCAATTCCAAGTTTAGAGGTTTGTGAAAGAAAGATCGGTCAaaaacacaaatttaaaagaGGACCTGACAGTGAAGCTAAATCAAGTCCTCTGTTTGGAATGCTTGCTGAAGAAATGAGTAAGCCATTAAAATTAGGTCTTGCAACTGACCAATTTCCCAGTTTTCAGGTTACCTCTGTTTCTGGAACATGGGAGTCCTGGTGTAAGTAGCTTAAGGTTTTTTATATGCAGGTCTGCAggaagttggtttttttatccCCTATCTCAACTTTAAAGATAAAGCTAACTTCCTATGTGGGCATGTTACAGgatctgtgctgtgttttgaaagtgTATAGTATAATTACTGTGGTTCACAGTAGTTGCTATTGAAAggtataaattaaattttctgtaGTTCAGCTCTTTTGATGCAGTGATTTAATGAGACGAATGTTTAAAGTTTATCAAGTTTTTTATGACAAAAATTGTCAGAATaattatggggtttttttctgccttaacagcagcagctcccttaTAATGGGGAGTTTGTCCAGACGACAAATCACAAAGTTTAGCGATGACAGAGCGCCTTGTcttcaaaagagaaacaaaattctgtatttaaaattatatgtagCCATTTTGTGTACAGTCAATCTGGAAAACTTTgaggcaaagcaaaaaaatgtttattattctGTGGGCCGTTTGCTGGAGCGATGCTAAATGGTAGCATGTCCGGTTTGGCCACTGAATGATGTGCTGCAAGAAGCTGCAGTCAGATGTATTTGACATAGTAACAGGAGAAACAAGCAGAACACTAGTGAAGCGTGCAGATGCATACTTCTAAAAGAAGGCATTATTATGGAGCAAAAGAAGACAAAAGCCAGTGAAGCCATCTTTATATTCAGGAGTGTCTGCTTTCACATTTAAGTAACAGAGGTCTATCTAGAAATGCTGGTATATCTTAATTTGTAATTTGGGTTACTTTATTAGTGTCTTTTTACATTTGATTTGATATATCAAAATGGGAGTCTGTCACGACTGGTGAGGGATTACCTTTTTACTAGTTAGTGCTCCACTTCTGGAAGCAAAGGCAGAGTAGACCCTTATGACtagtaatgaataaaaaaaaaattttttgttCACTGTAAAATTATGATCTGATATGAACCTGCTCCAAATTGATAACACAGTTTTGCTGGGCAAAAAGATGTAATTGGAAATTTACATCCACTATTCTATTCTTTCAAAGTTGTGTTTGACTTGTGGTTGAGGGGAGGGCAGCTGTtggatgtttggggtttttaccCCTCTGATCTTCATCTTTAAAATGATCCTGGAGACTACAAGTCTCCATCAGATGAAAACTACCCATTGCCTTATTGCACCATAAATAAATTGGAAAAGCACATAAATTACTAAGCTTACTGTACTGGAATGTGGTTTGCTTCCACAGTGAATAAAACTGGTGTAATTGAACTGGATTTACAGTCTAATAttagcttcagaaaaaaaccaccaccaccaccaaaaaaaatgaCCCACAAAACAGCCCCAAACCCAACATGGAAGGAAAATGGACAAATGTACATCTTAAAGAAGAGGATGTTGAAGTTTACAGGATGCTTTGACTCCTTTTTACCTACCATCCATAAATTTTGTGTCACAATTCTGTTCATCATAGCAATTAATCAGGCTGAAGTGAGTGTCGGTGAAGGACATTTGCCATCTTACGGCGTCCATGTTTTCTCTTgtggaaatgcttttcttcatgtCACTTGTTCAGGCAAAACAGGAACTTCTGGTTTCTATGTTGCCAGCCAGAAGTATGTACCCAAACTTCTTATTACCTAAGATAAATGTATTTAGTGTCTTCAGGCCAGCTCCTAGGGAATAAATTTCTATATACTGTCAAGGTTGTCCCAAATTCTCGTGGCAAAAAGGATGAATAAAGGGTTACAGTTGCTTCATCTTGATCTAAGACAAAGATGGAGGAGAATATCGTCTTGCAATTCAGGGATTTCCAGTGCTGCCGTTGACACACCTTACTCTAAAAATCATAATACTAACTTGAGTGTTAcagaatgttaaaaaagaactaaaagTGTTTCATTAGAAACATCTTCATGATTTTGGAATAATGATGCTGAACAGGGAACAGTGGAATGATGTGAGGAACTCTGTGTCACAGCAGAGTGATGCTTGCTGGTTTGTCTCGACCACCTTAGAAATCACAGTGTCTAAGGATTTAGGTgttctttatttcccttccaTCTCCTTGCCTGGTTTTCGTTTCTGTTGCTTTAAGCTAGGGGGACAAGTACAATAGTAATCATGGTGTACAGCCTGCAAATCACCATGCGTACCCATCTGAAATATTCGCAGTTTTAGCCTGCAGACTTCTTAATTCAGGCCCTGGTAATTCTTGAAAACAATGTTACCAAGTTCGGTAGTGGTTTTTAGGGTAAAACTCATACCTCTATTTCTGATTCATTTTACACAGAACACTGAGATCACAATGTGTCCGGACTATGTGTGAACAGAGGGTGGAGATTCAAAGTACCGCATCCTTCTCGCATGAAATCATGTTTCTGTAGGTTCATGTGGAGTTTGGGAAGCCTTATTTGTTCATCCGAAGCTGTGGTCATGTTTACGCATTACTGACAGCTGCTTGGCACAATGTCAATGCCCGCATCTAAATCTTGACAAGCACTAATTAAAGCTGGCCAACAAGAACTCCATTAATTTGCACACCCCACTCACCAGTAGATGGCCTCGGTCACAAAGCTATTGTGGCTGTCAATAAGAGCGTACGAGGGATAAAGAATAACATGGTAGAAGCACTGATTCTCGTTCAAGTGCTCTTTAAGTCGTTTAGACTTGTCTTACTAAAAAGTCTTGATATTCTTACTGTCTTTCATCCTGAGTCAATGATGGTGTCTTGTGTTCTCTTTTTGGTGCCTACCCATGTTAAAGTGGCAATTTAACAGCATTCTTAATATGGGAAAGGTGAGTTGTACAAGTGAATTCACACAGGCACCTTCATGTCTGACAGTAGCAAACCTTAGTTTTATATCACATTTTTGAAGTATGTTTATCATGTTGATGGTGGttcctttccctcctgtccCAGCATTGTCTGATTAATTCGGGAGCCGAGTTCAACCTTCTCCAGTTTTTAAGGCATGTTCAAGCTTGACCTTACCTTTACTTCGGGTTATATTTAGTTAACTATTTTCAGATCTTACGGCTGGAAAGCTGTTTAGTAGTAAAAGTCATATTGTTTGTCACAGTAGCGATTGTACTTCTTCAAAACTTCACAGTTGTGgttaaaacttattttctgcCCCATGTGCTTCAttggctgcaggtggggagcCTTTGAGATGCCTTGCTGGCTGCAGTCACATGATGGCTCCTAGCTTATATGAGATGGAATGCAAGTGTGTGTAGTGGgaagtttttcagtttcattccTCCCTCATACATGGATGTGATTGTTGATCTCTAAGCATTGGAGCATGTGTGGGCATAGGAAGAGGTACTTAGCTGTTAAAAAAAGCAGGCACTGCCTGCACAGCTGGGAAAGGCAGCTGGGCCAAATGGAGTTGCACAGTGAATACTGACAGCAGTAAGTCACAAGGGTTTCCTTCCttgtcttttatcttttttttttttttttttttttttttttttcccccatttctgATGTGAtgttcttttgggtttttacAGTCCTGCCAAATAGGATGGAGGTTAAGGAAATCGCTATGTACATGTACAGCACTGTTGAAAACACCCCTTTGTCACAGCTTTGTCTCTTACATGTATTTTGTCTGAATTCAGTGATGCGTGCTTTTCCTAATACA
The DNA window shown above is from Falco naumanni isolate bFalNau1 chromosome 8, bFalNau1.pat, whole genome shotgun sequence and carries:
- the MAIP1 gene encoding m-AAA protease-interacting protein 1, mitochondrial, which gives rise to MALRAALGCGRWLARALAAPGAARVPPPLPAAASVLLPVGPRPLRPAARFAGTAGPGPGPEGPPRRVVVVRITSPLAWLRTRFYYLLIRLYFDQEFSIEEFTRGGQAFSVVSKLLSQRKLDLLDELVSAEVLQVLKEKISLLPDNHRDALAADIDAIMYTTEGDVRIYYDDDGRKFVSILMCFWYLNGANLPEQLPGEAKVFQIVFGDESTKEKRHLLTANYEFQREFTEGAKPDWTITRIEHPRLLE